The proteins below are encoded in one region of Pontibacter deserti:
- a CDS encoding ATP-dependent zinc protease family protein produces MKEEKKLAPKPEKKVIGRREMVALPELDIAEIEAKIDTGAFTSAIHCSDIHEETSPNGKKIICVELLDPSHPQYNHKKLRFAEYDLREIKSSFGEVQQRYVIRTTIELFGEVMEAEFSLSDRSDMKYPVLIGRTLLKGRFIVDVSRKNVSQKYKIKQKQKHTNL; encoded by the coding sequence ATGAAAGAGGAAAAGAAACTTGCTCCCAAGCCAGAGAAAAAGGTGATTGGCCGCCGAGAAATGGTAGCTTTGCCTGAACTGGACATAGCGGAGATCGAAGCCAAGATAGATACAGGTGCGTTTACATCGGCCATTCATTGCTCTGATATACATGAAGAAACCTCACCAAACGGGAAAAAAATTATTTGTGTAGAGCTGCTTGATCCATCGCATCCGCAATACAACCATAAAAAGCTACGCTTTGCTGAGTACGACCTGCGCGAAATAAAAAGTTCTTTTGGCGAGGTGCAGCAACGTTATGTTATCCGTACAACTATCGAGCTTTTCGGTGAAGTAATGGAGGCAGAGTTCTCTCTTTCAGACCGCAGCGATATGAAGTACCCGGTACTCATTGGGCGCACGCTTTTAAAAGGCAGGTTTATAGTAGATGTTTCCCGCAAAAATGTCTCTCAGAAGTATAAGATCAAACAAAAGCAGAAACACACCAACTTATGA
- a CDS encoding PQQ-dependent sugar dehydrogenase, producing MKYQNRLLALCLSVLALGTACSSETETKTENEQAKETAKNDEPSEPADESLQKIKLPDGFKIDYFAKNIENARSMAMSPSGVLFVGTRSSDKVFAIVDKDKDGKADETIVVASGLKAPNGVALKDGDLYVAEISRIIKFPDIEQNMRNKPKYEVVYDKYPSDEHHGWKYIAFGPDGKLYVPVGAPCNVCKEENQVYSTITRLNADGTGMEIFAEGVRNTVGFTWHPQTKELWFTDNGRDMLGDNTPPDELNRATKKGQHFGFPYCHAGEIADPEFGKDRKCDEFVKPVQKLGPHVASLGLKFYTGDMFPEQYKNQILIAEHGSWNRSEPLGYRLMQVTLDEKGNAASYKPFAEGWLQNGKAWGRPVDVLVMPDGAILVSDDTNNAIYRISYSNT from the coding sequence ATGAAATACCAGAACCGCCTGCTTGCCCTGTGCCTCTCTGTACTAGCCTTAGGTACGGCCTGTTCTTCTGAAACAGAAACCAAAACCGAAAATGAACAGGCAAAAGAAACAGCTAAAAACGACGAACCAAGTGAGCCTGCAGATGAAAGCTTGCAAAAGATAAAACTGCCTGATGGCTTTAAAATAGATTATTTCGCTAAAAATATAGAGAATGCCCGCTCTATGGCCATGAGTCCTTCAGGAGTGTTATTTGTGGGCACGCGCAGCAGCGATAAAGTATTTGCTATAGTTGATAAGGACAAAGACGGAAAAGCAGACGAAACTATAGTGGTAGCATCAGGCTTGAAGGCCCCGAATGGTGTAGCTCTTAAAGATGGTGACCTGTATGTTGCCGAGATCAGCCGCATTATCAAGTTCCCGGATATAGAACAGAACATGCGCAACAAGCCGAAGTACGAAGTGGTTTATGACAAGTACCCAAGCGACGAACACCACGGCTGGAAGTATATTGCTTTTGGTCCGGATGGGAAACTATATGTGCCGGTTGGTGCGCCCTGCAACGTTTGTAAAGAAGAAAACCAGGTTTACTCCACTATAACCCGCCTGAATGCAGATGGCACAGGCATGGAGATTTTTGCAGAAGGCGTACGCAACACCGTAGGCTTTACATGGCACCCACAAACAAAGGAGCTATGGTTTACAGATAACGGCCGCGATATGCTAGGCGATAACACTCCACCTGATGAGCTGAACCGTGCAACAAAAAAAGGCCAGCACTTTGGTTTCCCGTATTGCCATGCCGGCGAAATAGCTGACCCTGAATTTGGCAAAGACCGGAAATGCGATGAGTTTGTAAAACCAGTACAGAAGTTAGGGCCGCATGTGGCGTCGCTAGGCTTAAAGTTTTATACAGGAGATATGTTTCCGGAGCAGTATAAGAACCAGATTCTAATTGCAGAACATGGTTCCTGGAACCGCTCCGAACCGCTGGGCTACCGATTGATGCAGGTAACGTTGGATGAGAAGGGCAATGCTGCTTCTTATAAGCCCTTCGCTGAAGGCTGGCTGCAAAATGGTAAAGCCTGGGGCCGACCTGTAGATGTACTTGTGATGCCGGATGGTGCTATACTTGTATCCGATGATACCAACAATGCCATTTACAGAATTTCGTATAGTAATACATAG
- a CDS encoding SAM-dependent methyltransferase, translating to MQHRHLRHVFPKATQYDPEWVRMHSMGENVLFNLESLTKSLHLKPGMRVLDLGCGKAISSIFLAKEFGVTVWAVDEAISASDNYERILEEGCEDKVIPIEADARSLPFAEEYFDAVIVVDSYTYFGTDEKYLPYIARFVKPDGYIAIVDVCFTKEIESLKQVPKFLKRDYQNYWYFIHSVNWWRKLWEKTGLVQIEAAEELSEAEVVREHYIKDFEKEKKPDAFAKALKLDDQHFITFFKLIGRRTRRTAYLQSYKIAPKNK from the coding sequence ATGCAGCATCGCCACTTACGGCACGTTTTCCCAAAAGCCACCCAATACGACCCGGAGTGGGTGCGCATGCACTCGATGGGCGAGAACGTACTCTTTAACCTCGAAAGCCTTACCAAATCGCTGCACCTGAAGCCAGGCATGCGTGTGCTCGACCTGGGGTGCGGCAAAGCAATCAGTTCTATCTTTCTGGCTAAAGAATTTGGGGTTACAGTCTGGGCTGTAGATGAAGCCATCTCGGCAAGCGATAACTATGAGCGCATACTGGAAGAAGGCTGCGAAGACAAAGTTATACCTATTGAAGCCGATGCCCGCTCGCTGCCCTTTGCCGAAGAGTATTTTGATGCCGTAATTGTAGTAGATTCTTATACTTATTTTGGCACAGATGAAAAGTACCTGCCCTACATTGCCCGGTTCGTAAAACCCGATGGCTATATTGCCATTGTGGATGTTTGCTTCACAAAAGAGATTGAGTCGCTGAAGCAGGTACCCAAATTTTTGAAGCGGGATTATCAGAATTACTGGTACTTTATACATAGTGTAAACTGGTGGCGCAAGCTATGGGAGAAAACCGGTTTAGTACAAATTGAAGCTGCCGAAGAACTTTCCGAAGCTGAGGTAGTAAGAGAGCATTACATCAAAGATTTTGAGAAAGAAAAAAAACCGGATGCTTTTGCCAAGGCTCTTAAGCTTGATGATCAGCATTTTATCACTTTTTTTAAGCTAATTGGCCGCAGAACCCGCAGAACGGCCTACTTACAGAGCTATAAAATTGCACCAAAAAATAAGTAA
- a CDS encoding alpha/beta fold hydrolase, translating to MYLIRDKSKLHYRVIGDGNKVLLAFHGYGQSSLYYHPMEHALGHDYTIYAFDLFFHGGSRLHKDDMPLTKEFLKEIIEHFLEKYKIERFSVMGFSMGGKFALTLIEQMPERVEELYLIAPDGIKTSFWYNIATYPGWMQQLFKRTVIKPEPFFKFLQVLNKYNLAHKSLIRFAHYQMDSTAKRLRVYRSWIGFRELNFDIRQIVRLLNKYKIPVTMFLGEYDEIISPRRVSVFMDALDKGELVILKTGHSNLLQDVAELLHKRKSLNLD from the coding sequence TTGTACCTGATCAGGGATAAATCGAAGTTACATTACCGCGTAATAGGCGATGGGAACAAAGTGCTACTGGCTTTTCATGGGTATGGGCAGAGCAGCTTGTATTACCACCCTATGGAGCATGCCCTTGGCCACGACTATACCATTTATGCCTTCGACCTGTTCTTTCATGGGGGCAGCAGGCTGCATAAAGACGATATGCCGCTTACAAAGGAATTCCTGAAGGAGATAATAGAGCACTTTCTGGAAAAGTATAAAATAGAGCGGTTTTCGGTGATGGGCTTTAGCATGGGCGGCAAGTTTGCCCTGACCCTGATAGAGCAGATGCCGGAGCGAGTAGAAGAACTATACCTGATCGCTCCTGACGGTATCAAGACAAGCTTCTGGTACAACATTGCCACTTACCCCGGCTGGATGCAGCAGCTTTTTAAACGCACCGTCATTAAGCCGGAGCCTTTCTTTAAATTCCTGCAGGTGCTCAACAAGTATAACCTGGCACACAAAAGCCTGATCCGGTTTGCGCATTACCAGATGGACAGCACTGCCAAACGCCTGCGCGTGTACCGTAGTTGGATCGGTTTCCGGGAGTTGAATTTTGACATCCGCCAGATCGTGCGTTTGCTCAACAAGTATAAAATACCAGTAACTATGTTCCTGGGTGAATATGATGAGATAATCTCGCCAAGACGTGTGAGTGTATTTATGGACGCGCTTGATAAAGGTGAACTTGTTATTTTAAAGACAGGCCACTCAAACCTGTTGCAGGACGTTGCTGAATTGCTGCACAAGCGTAAGAGCCTGAATCTTGATTAA
- a CDS encoding 4-hydroxy-3-methylbut-2-enyl diphosphate reductase produces MTITIDKNSGYCFGVEFAIQMAEDEMEHVEELYCLGDIVHNSMEVQRLYAKGLRVIDREELRNLRDCKVLIRAHGEPPETYQIALENNLELIDASCPVVLKLQNRVKHAFDSIKEDNGQIVIYGQVGHAEVIGLAGQTRDEAIIVTTEEDLDKIDFKRPVTLFSQTTKSTKGFYHIKALIEERIKQANEDSTQPEFDANDSICRQVSNREPQLSRFATEHDVLIFVSGKKSSNGKALYSVCKQHNPNSYFIENETELEKDWFVNANSVGICGATSTPMWLMQQVADGIAALTEPVY; encoded by the coding sequence ATGACCATCACGATAGATAAAAATTCTGGATACTGTTTCGGCGTTGAATTTGCCATACAAATGGCTGAGGACGAAATGGAACATGTAGAAGAACTATATTGCCTCGGTGACATAGTGCATAACAGCATGGAAGTGCAGCGCCTTTATGCCAAAGGCCTTCGTGTAATAGACCGCGAGGAACTGCGCAACCTCCGCGACTGTAAAGTGCTGATCCGTGCACACGGTGAACCACCGGAAACATACCAGATAGCGCTGGAGAATAACCTGGAACTGATTGATGCAAGCTGTCCTGTAGTGCTCAAACTGCAGAACCGTGTAAAGCATGCTTTCGATTCTATTAAAGAAGACAACGGTCAGATTGTGATTTATGGCCAGGTAGGGCACGCTGAAGTGATAGGTTTGGCAGGCCAGACCCGCGACGAAGCCATTATAGTTACCACCGAAGAAGACCTGGATAAGATCGATTTCAAACGTCCGGTAACACTCTTCAGCCAGACTACCAAGAGCACCAAAGGCTTCTACCACATAAAAGCATTAATAGAAGAGCGTATAAAACAAGCCAACGAAGACAGTACACAGCCTGAGTTTGATGCCAACGATAGTATCTGTCGCCAGGTATCGAACAGGGAGCCACAACTGTCGAGGTTTGCTACTGAGCACGATGTGCTGATATTTGTGAGCGGCAAAAAAAGCTCGAACGGTAAGGCTCTGTACAGCGTATGTAAGCAGCATAACCCTAACAGCTACTTTATCGAGAACGAGACCGAACTGGAGAAAGACTGGTTTGTGAACGCCAACAGTGTAGGTATTTGTGGGGCAACTTCTACGCCGATGTGGCTGATGCAGCAGGTGGCCGATGGCATAGCCGCACTAACCGAGCCTGTTTACTAA
- a CDS encoding succinylglutamate desuccinylase/aspartoacylase family protein produces MPETIVINGRSIDRGEKVLTKLVISKLPSGTVIEIPVYVFRSVHDGPVVLLMAGMHGDEVNGTEIIRRMLSKKMLYPLKGTIIAVPVLNIYGFLNFSRDVPDGKDVNRSFPGNREGSLASRVAYRFMKEVLPYVDYGLDFHTGGSSRANYPQIRCVLGDHINEELAKAFAAPFILNAPYRQGSLRKEAGKLGKSILVYETGESLRFDEKGIKLGMEGTCRVLHHLGMTANCTEVTEPTVVCMKDIWLRAKNAGLWRTLIQPGDHVKKGQNIGSITDPYGEMEVRMNAPATGYVVGLNNMPVVNQGDALLHIAF; encoded by the coding sequence ATGCCTGAAACTATAGTTATCAACGGTAGAAGTATAGACCGTGGTGAAAAAGTACTTACTAAGTTAGTAATCAGTAAACTGCCTAGCGGCACTGTAATAGAAATTCCCGTTTACGTTTTCCGGTCGGTGCACGATGGGCCGGTGGTATTACTGATGGCGGGTATGCATGGCGACGAAGTGAATGGCACTGAGATCATCAGGCGTATGCTTTCCAAAAAAATGCTGTACCCCCTGAAAGGTACCATAATTGCTGTGCCTGTTCTCAATATTTATGGTTTCCTGAACTTTTCGAGAGATGTGCCCGATGGCAAAGATGTGAATCGTAGTTTCCCGGGTAACCGCGAAGGATCGTTAGCCAGCCGCGTAGCCTACCGCTTTATGAAGGAAGTGCTGCCGTACGTAGATTACGGCCTTGATTTCCATACAGGTGGGTCCAGTCGGGCCAATTACCCCCAGATACGTTGTGTGCTCGGCGATCATATAAACGAAGAGTTAGCTAAAGCCTTTGCAGCGCCATTTATACTTAACGCGCCATACCGCCAGGGCTCGCTGCGTAAAGAAGCTGGTAAACTTGGCAAATCTATACTTGTATATGAGACCGGCGAGAGCCTGCGCTTTGATGAGAAAGGTATAAAATTAGGTATGGAGGGTACCTGCCGCGTGCTGCACCACCTGGGCATGACTGCTAACTGCACCGAAGTAACGGAACCAACGGTAGTATGCATGAAAGATATCTGGCTGCGTGCTAAAAATGCCGGACTGTGGCGCACGCTTATACAGCCGGGCGACCATGTTAAAAAAGGACAGAACATAGGAAGTATAACCGACCCTTATGGCGAGATGGAAGTACGCATGAATGCACCGGCTACTGGTTATGTGGTAGGTTTAAATAACATGCCTGTAGTAAATCAGGGGGATGCCTTGCTGCATATTGCGTTTTAG
- a CDS encoding CvfB family protein yields MVDLGNYNELEIAREVDFGVYLTSEDGDILLPRKYIPEGAKVGDFVRVFVYRDSEDRVIATNLKPYATVGEFAGLLCKDTSGFGAFMDWGLEKDLLVPLNNQKDKMVPGRRYCVYIYLDDASDRIVGTSKINKFLNTDISQLKEGEQVNLLIADYTDLGYNVIINNEYKGLLYRNEVFKDLEIGDKVPGYIKTIRPDDKVDVTLRKPDADTFSEMDETAARVMQLLEEQGGTLNLSDKSDPEDIYTIVGVSKKMFKRAIGSLYKEGKIQLFDDYIKLRR; encoded by the coding sequence ATGGTAGATTTAGGCAATTATAACGAGCTGGAAATAGCCCGTGAAGTAGACTTTGGAGTTTACCTTACTTCTGAAGACGGTGATATTTTGCTACCAAGAAAGTATATACCTGAAGGCGCTAAAGTAGGCGACTTTGTGCGTGTGTTTGTGTACCGCGACTCTGAAGACCGCGTAATTGCCACTAATCTTAAACCTTATGCAACGGTAGGCGAGTTTGCCGGGCTGCTGTGCAAAGACACATCTGGCTTCGGTGCGTTCATGGACTGGGGACTGGAGAAAGACCTGCTGGTGCCGCTCAATAACCAGAAAGATAAAATGGTACCCGGCCGCAGGTACTGCGTGTACATCTATCTAGATGATGCATCAGACCGCATTGTAGGTACATCCAAAATAAACAAATTCCTCAACACCGATATATCCCAACTTAAAGAAGGCGAACAGGTTAATTTATTGATTGCAGATTATACCGACCTTGGTTACAACGTCATCATCAACAACGAGTATAAAGGCCTGCTCTACCGCAACGAAGTTTTTAAAGACCTGGAAATAGGTGACAAAGTACCTGGCTATATTAAAACCATCCGCCCGGATGATAAAGTAGATGTGACGTTGCGCAAACCGGATGCAGATACTTTTAGTGAGATGGATGAGACCGCAGCCAGAGTAATGCAACTACTGGAGGAGCAAGGCGGCACCCTGAACCTGTCTGATAAAAGCGACCCGGAAGACATCTACACTATAGTTGGTGTGAGCAAGAAGATGTTCAAACGTGCCATCGGTAGCCTATATAAAGAAGGCAAAATCCAGCTATTCGACGATTACATTAAACTCAGGCGTTAG
- a CDS encoding DUF5916 domain-containing protein — protein MLYKYLTLAITFTLLTGTASATNTDKNKEPEAADLKMKTTMAMRATQAPVLDGYLEPEVWQQVRPATNFVRYDPLNGKPSSQETEVYLLYDNEAVYIGAKLHDTAPDSILTQLGGRDSGENNADMFAVYLDTYNDKQNAFSFMVSAAGVQTDIKFSQGREDWNWDAVWASSTKLTDEGWVVEMKIPYGAIRFPETEVQTWGVNFMRVIRRTREKSYWNHVNNLVEGFVSQEGRAIGIEGIKSPVRLQFTPYVSGYLNHYSGDTKGKSNYSRSLNGGMDVKYGINDAFTLDVTLVPDFGQAQSDNQVLNLSPFEVKFGENRQFFTEGTELFNKAGLFYSRRIGGTPMFRGSVGDSLQENEVILENPGISGLLNAAKVSGRTIKGLGIGLFNAFTRNMYATVQNTETGETREILTDPFTNYSVFVLDQTLPRNSFVTFTNTNVSRTKGVYDANVSGLQLRFADKTNNFAIRAGGNLSQLYGSNIILRGDTLPDKLHLGHQYNVNLSKISGNLRYGINHHVESDTYEINDLGYLSNNNEISNSASISYNFFQPIWKFLSWGSSMSVSQSMQYAPREFVSTSMGVSTNVRFRNFMSSYWSFGMRPGNAYDYYEARSREILRVFIKPPAFDTNIGISSDYRKRLAFDASTGFWRSNRYDQFSWWGNLSPRFRVNDKFSLVQSNNYRQEKRNIGYAGKDENSHIIFADRTIKTFTSTLSGAYIFNEKAGITLNMRHYWSSAAILDLYELTETGFLQSPTAERNGNLNGRFNNINYNVFNVDLVYSWRFAPGSELMVVWKNEIKDQRKEIQNKYIENVSKTLQSPQNNNFSVKLLYYIDYIAIKNVLSA, from the coding sequence ATGCTATACAAGTACCTCACCCTTGCCATAACTTTTACCTTACTTACAGGCACAGCTTCAGCCACTAACACTGACAAAAATAAAGAGCCCGAAGCTGCCGACCTTAAAATGAAAACCACAATGGCCATGCGCGCTACACAAGCGCCTGTGTTGGATGGTTATTTAGAACCCGAAGTATGGCAGCAAGTTCGCCCTGCCACCAACTTTGTACGCTACGACCCGCTCAACGGCAAGCCGTCGTCGCAGGAAACGGAAGTATACCTGCTCTACGATAATGAAGCTGTTTACATCGGGGCAAAATTGCACGACACTGCACCTGATTCTATACTTACCCAACTTGGTGGCCGCGACTCCGGCGAGAATAACGCTGATATGTTTGCCGTGTATTTAGATACTTACAACGACAAGCAGAATGCATTCTCGTTTATGGTTTCGGCGGCAGGTGTTCAAACGGATATTAAATTCTCTCAGGGTCGTGAAGACTGGAACTGGGATGCCGTGTGGGCCAGCAGCACCAAACTGACTGACGAAGGCTGGGTAGTAGAGATGAAGATTCCTTATGGCGCTATCCGCTTTCCGGAAACTGAGGTGCAGACCTGGGGCGTAAACTTTATGCGTGTTATCCGAAGAACCCGTGAGAAATCATACTGGAACCACGTAAACAATTTGGTAGAAGGTTTTGTGAGCCAGGAAGGTCGCGCCATAGGAATAGAAGGTATAAAATCTCCGGTACGTCTGCAGTTTACACCTTATGTATCGGGTTACTTAAACCACTATTCGGGTGACACCAAAGGTAAAAGCAACTATAGCCGCTCGTTGAACGGAGGCATGGATGTGAAATATGGTATAAACGATGCCTTTACACTGGATGTAACCCTGGTACCGGATTTTGGGCAGGCACAGTCAGATAACCAGGTACTGAACTTAAGCCCGTTTGAGGTGAAGTTCGGGGAGAACCGCCAGTTCTTTACCGAAGGCACGGAGCTATTTAATAAAGCAGGTTTATTTTACTCGCGCCGCATTGGAGGCACACCTATGTTTCGCGGCAGTGTAGGCGACTCGCTGCAGGAGAACGAGGTTATACTTGAAAATCCAGGTATAAGCGGACTGCTGAATGCAGCAAAAGTATCTGGCAGAACTATAAAAGGATTGGGTATAGGTTTGTTTAATGCGTTTACGCGCAACATGTACGCGACTGTACAAAATACTGAAACCGGTGAAACCCGCGAAATATTAACCGACCCGTTTACCAACTATAGTGTATTTGTACTTGACCAAACTTTGCCACGCAACTCATTCGTTACTTTTACTAACACCAATGTTAGCCGTACCAAAGGGGTTTACGATGCCAACGTATCGGGTTTACAGCTGCGTTTTGCCGATAAAACGAACAATTTTGCCATACGCGCCGGTGGCAACCTGAGCCAACTATACGGCAGCAATATTATACTTCGTGGCGATACACTACCTGATAAGCTGCATTTAGGACACCAGTATAATGTAAACCTGAGCAAGATAAGTGGCAACCTGCGCTATGGCATTAACCACCACGTAGAGTCTGATACTTATGAGATAAACGACCTTGGCTACCTGAGCAACAACAACGAGATCAGCAACAGTGCCAGCATCAGCTATAACTTTTTTCAGCCTATCTGGAAGTTCCTGAGCTGGGGAAGCAGCATGAGTGTGAGTCAAAGCATGCAGTATGCCCCGCGCGAGTTTGTAAGTACAAGTATGGGCGTGAGCACCAATGTGCGCTTCCGTAACTTTATGAGCTCATACTGGAGTTTTGGCATGCGTCCGGGTAATGCCTACGACTATTATGAGGCACGATCACGAGAGATTCTGAGAGTATTTATAAAGCCACCTGCTTTTGACACCAACATCGGTATCAGCTCTGATTATCGTAAGCGCCTGGCCTTTGATGCATCAACAGGTTTCTGGAGATCTAATCGCTACGACCAGTTCAGCTGGTGGGGTAACCTGAGCCCACGTTTCCGGGTCAACGATAAATTCTCGCTGGTACAGAGCAACAACTATCGCCAGGAGAAACGCAACATCGGGTACGCGGGCAAAGACGAAAACAGCCATATAATTTTTGCAGACCGTACGATCAAAACGTTTACTTCCACCCTGTCGGGGGCTTATATTTTTAACGAAAAAGCCGGTATCACCTTAAACATGCGTCATTACTGGTCTAGTGCTGCTATCCTGGATCTTTATGAGCTAACTGAGACAGGATTTTTACAGTCACCTACTGCTGAGCGCAACGGAAACCTTAACGGCCGTTTCAACAACATAAACTACAATGTATTTAACGTTGATTTAGTATATAGCTGGCGTTTTGCACCAGGCAGCGAGCTGATGGTGGTTTGGAAAAACGAGATAAAGGATCAGCGTAAAGAAATCCAGAACAAGTATATCGAGAATGTTTCTAAAACACTGCAGTCTCCGCAGAACAATAATTTCTCGGTTAAATTATTATACTACATCGACTATATAGCTATTAAAAACGTACTCTCAGCATAA
- a CDS encoding oxidoreductase, giving the protein MHKTRNALIAGASGLVGGHCLRLLLASERYSQVISVGRRELPLIHPKLDQKVIDFNNLKKYSAELAADDVYCCLGTTIKKAGSKENFYKVDHTYVAELARVTAARNAAQFLVVSAMGANADSLIFYNKVKGEMERDVQQQNFRAVHIFRPSLLLGEREEHRSGEELASKIMRPLSGLMFGPLRKYKPILGEDVAKAMLYAASQQASGIHIYPSDELAEMAAKL; this is encoded by the coding sequence ATGCACAAAACCCGAAATGCGTTAATTGCTGGTGCCAGCGGTCTGGTAGGTGGCCATTGCCTGCGCCTGCTTCTGGCAAGCGAAAGGTATAGCCAGGTTATATCTGTTGGTCGACGCGAGCTGCCACTTATACACCCCAAGCTAGACCAAAAGGTAATTGATTTTAATAACCTGAAAAAGTATAGCGCAGAACTTGCCGCTGACGACGTATATTGTTGCCTGGGCACCACTATAAAAAAGGCCGGGTCTAAAGAGAACTTCTATAAAGTAGACCATACCTATGTGGCGGAGCTCGCCAGAGTTACGGCTGCCCGAAATGCTGCACAGTTTCTGGTGGTTTCAGCTATGGGGGCTAATGCCGATTCCCTGATCTTTTATAACAAAGTAAAAGGCGAGATGGAACGTGATGTGCAGCAACAAAACTTCAGGGCAGTACATATTTTCAGGCCGTCGTTGCTGTTGGGCGAGCGCGAAGAGCACCGCAGCGGCGAGGAACTGGCTTCTAAAATAATGCGGCCGCTGAGCGGATTGATGTTTGGCCCGCTACGCAAGTATAAGCCAATACTGGGAGAAGATGTAGCCAAAGCCATGTTATATGCCGCCTCTCAACAGGCATCCGGTATCCATATCTATCCATCAGATGAATTAGCTGAGATGGCTGCCAAACTATAG
- a CDS encoding DUF502 domain-containing protein, producing the protein MKRLFSYFLNGLLIIAPFTITVWIVVAIIDWLNGMFDLGIPGLGILLMVVLLTLVGFIGSSFLVKPFIILTERIFHKVPLVGIVYSSVRDLFNAFVGDNQKFNKPVMVKMTEDSENYKLGFVTQDVLEKLNIDDKVAVYFPHSYNFSGELFLVPHRNITYLNLPSSDVMKFIVSGGVSRL; encoded by the coding sequence ATGAAACGTTTATTCAGTTATTTCCTTAACGGACTTCTGATTATAGCACCCTTTACCATTACCGTCTGGATAGTGGTAGCCATTATAGACTGGCTGAACGGTATGTTCGACCTGGGCATACCAGGGTTAGGCATTCTGCTGATGGTGGTCCTGCTGACGCTGGTTGGCTTTATCGGGTCTTCTTTCCTCGTTAAGCCTTTTATTATACTTACCGAGCGCATCTTTCATAAGGTGCCGTTAGTTGGCATTGTCTATTCCAGTGTACGCGATCTGTTTAATGCTTTTGTGGGTGATAACCAGAAGTTTAACAAACCTGTGATGGTGAAGATGACCGAAGATTCCGAGAATTATAAACTGGGTTTTGTGACGCAGGATGTGCTGGAAAAGCTAAATATTGATGACAAAGTGGCCGTATACTTCCCGCACTCTTATAACTTCTCCGGAGAGCTCTTTCTGGTACCTCATCGCAACATTACCTACCTTAACCTACCAAGCTCCGATGTTATGAAATTTATAGTTTCGGGTGGGGTATCAAGACTATAA
- the rimK gene encoding 30S ribosomal protein S6--L-glutamate ligase, protein MKIAILSRNPKLYSTRRLVEAIEQRGHQAIVLDHLRCDLIIEQGDPHILYKGERLTDIDAVIPRIGASVTFYGTAVVRQFEMMKVKSAVDSQAIVRSRDKLRSLQILSRAGLGMPKTAFTNYSKETSELVKEVGGAPLVIKLLEGTQGLGVVLAETKKASESVIEAFHNLKARVIVQEFISEAGGADIRAFIVNGEVVGAMKRQGKEGEFRSNLHRGGKATLIKLTRQEKAAALLAAKSLGLGIAGVDMLQSKRGPLILEVNSSPGLEGIEKATQKDIAGKIIEYVESLIQTKPKKRIKE, encoded by the coding sequence ATGAAGATAGCCATTCTCTCCCGCAACCCTAAGTTGTACTCTACCCGCCGGTTGGTGGAGGCCATCGAGCAGCGGGGGCACCAGGCCATTGTACTCGACCACCTGCGTTGCGACCTTATTATAGAGCAGGGCGACCCGCACATCCTTTACAAAGGCGAACGCCTGACAGATATTGATGCTGTTATTCCGCGGATTGGTGCTTCTGTTACCTTTTACGGTACAGCCGTGGTACGCCAGTTCGAGATGATGAAAGTAAAAAGTGCCGTGGATTCTCAGGCAATAGTTCGCTCCAGAGATAAGCTGCGCTCATTACAGATACTTTCCCGCGCCGGACTTGGTATGCCTAAAACGGCTTTTACCAACTACTCCAAAGAAACATCGGAGTTGGTAAAAGAAGTAGGAGGCGCGCCGCTGGTAATTAAGTTGCTGGAGGGTACCCAAGGTCTGGGAGTTGTATTAGCCGAGACCAAAAAAGCATCAGAGTCTGTGATTGAAGCATTTCATAACCTGAAAGCGCGCGTTATAGTGCAGGAATTTATTTCGGAAGCAGGTGGCGCCGATATCAGGGCATTTATTGTGAATGGCGAAGTAGTAGGAGCCATGAAGCGCCAGGGCAAGGAAGGCGAGTTCCGCTCTAACCTGCACCGCGGTGGCAAAGCAACACTTATTAAACTTACCCGCCAGGAGAAAGCTGCTGCCCTGCTGGCTGCCAAATCATTGGGGTTAGGTATAGCTGGTGTGGATATGCTGCAGTCAAAACGTGGGCCACTGATACTCGAAGTAAATTCATCGCCGGGTCTGGAAGGTATAGAAAAAGCTACGCAGAAAGACATAGCCGGAAAAATAATAGAGTATGTAGAAAGTCTGATCCAGACAAAGCCAAAGAAGAGGATAAAAGAGTAA